The Streptomyces sp. NBC_00344 genome includes a window with the following:
- a CDS encoding fatty acyl-AMP ligase: protein MADNLLDHIAAHARRQPSKDAVIFVRGRKDDRTEQRLTYGDLDRTARRLGRWLKERCEPGDRVLLLLPTGLDFVTALIGCHHAGLVAVPAPPPGIGDPKGARSAGIAKDSGARLAVTDAHHLTDVQAWLGEAGADALPCYAVDAIDPGPGRPVDDPPVPQFTDDTIAVLQYTSGSTSEPKGVMLTHGALMHNLRSIEGWLGVDEGTRVCSWLPLYHDMGLIGMLLAVLYLGCEVVLFAPTDFIRRPHTWFDLIQEHRSTFITAPNFAYDLMVRQLSDEQLAQLDLSSVRWALNGAEPLDAATLARFQERFAPAGFRSGALLPCYGLAEATLFVAGTPTGRGPRVTPVDPAALAQHNFRTSTAGEGAQQLVSSGRVLDLDLRIIDPDALAEQPAGSIGEIWVRGGSVTPGYWNRPDDNARSFDAVTASGEEGFLRTGDLGVLHDGELYVTGRSKDVLVVRGRNLYAHDLERHVGDLHVGFQGLKGSVCALPFDEEQIVVMQEFRPSGTPRADLPALARTVRGELSEKFGVRVPNVVFLRPGQVRRTTSGKVRRSLMRDLFIAGELKTVYEDLSPEVARRHRAATPTATACAGDPGTDDTRSATA from the coding sequence GTGGCCGACAACCTGCTGGACCACATCGCGGCACACGCACGGAGGCAGCCGTCCAAGGACGCCGTGATCTTCGTACGCGGCCGGAAGGACGACCGGACCGAGCAACGGCTCACCTACGGCGACCTGGACCGCACGGCGCGGCGCCTCGGCCGCTGGCTCAAGGAGCGCTGCGAGCCCGGCGACCGGGTCCTGCTGCTGCTGCCGACCGGCCTTGACTTCGTGACCGCGCTCATCGGCTGCCATCACGCGGGCCTGGTGGCCGTGCCCGCACCGCCGCCGGGCATCGGCGATCCCAAGGGCGCCCGGTCGGCGGGTATCGCCAAGGACTCGGGTGCCCGGCTCGCGGTGACCGACGCGCACCACCTCACCGATGTGCAGGCCTGGCTGGGCGAGGCGGGCGCCGACGCCCTGCCCTGCTACGCCGTCGACGCGATCGACCCGGGCCCGGGCCGGCCCGTCGACGACCCCCCGGTCCCGCAGTTCACCGACGACACGATCGCGGTCCTCCAGTACACCTCCGGCTCCACCAGCGAGCCGAAGGGCGTGATGCTCACGCACGGCGCGCTGATGCACAATCTGCGCTCCATTGAGGGCTGGCTCGGCGTCGACGAGGGAACCCGGGTGTGCAGCTGGCTGCCGCTGTACCACGACATGGGCCTCATCGGGATGCTGCTCGCCGTGCTGTACCTGGGCTGCGAGGTGGTGCTGTTCGCGCCCACCGACTTCATCCGCCGCCCGCACACCTGGTTCGACCTGATCCAGGAGCACCGCTCCACATTCATCACGGCGCCGAACTTCGCCTACGACCTGATGGTGCGACAGCTCTCCGACGAGCAGCTCGCCCAGCTGGACCTGTCGTCGGTGCGCTGGGCCCTGAACGGCGCGGAGCCGCTGGACGCGGCGACCCTCGCCCGCTTCCAGGAGCGGTTCGCGCCGGCCGGCTTCCGGTCCGGGGCGTTGCTGCCGTGCTACGGCCTTGCCGAGGCGACCCTCTTCGTCGCGGGCACCCCCACCGGGCGCGGCCCACGCGTCACACCCGTCGATCCAGCCGCCCTCGCACAGCACAACTTCCGGACCTCCACGGCGGGCGAGGGCGCACAGCAGCTGGTCAGCAGCGGGCGCGTGCTCGATCTGGACCTGCGGATCATCGACCCCGACGCACTGGCCGAACAGCCCGCCGGCTCCATCGGTGAGATCTGGGTGCGCGGCGGCAGCGTCACGCCGGGCTACTGGAACCGGCCCGACGACAACGCCCGCTCCTTCGACGCGGTCACCGCCTCAGGCGAGGAGGGCTTCCTGCGCACCGGCGACCTCGGCGTGCTGCACGACGGCGAGCTGTACGTGACCGGGCGCAGCAAGGATGTGCTCGTGGTGCGCGGACGGAATCTGTACGCGCACGACCTCGAGCGCCATGTCGGTGACCTGCACGTGGGGTTCCAGGGACTGAAGGGGAGCGTTTGCGCGCTGCCGTTCGACGAGGAACAGATCGTCGTGATGCAGGAGTTCCGGCCCTCCGGTACCCCGCGCGCGGACCTGCCCGCGCTGGCCCGCACGGTCCGCGGCGAGCTGAGCGAGAAGTTCGGCGTACGCGTGCCCAACGTCGTCTTCCTGCGGCCGGGGCAAGTGCGGCGCACCACCAGCGGCAAGGTGCGCCGTTCGCTGATGCGGGACCTGTTCATCGCGGGCGAGCTGAAGACGGTGTACGAGGACCTCTCCCCGGAGGTCGCCCGCCGCCACCGGGCCGCCACCCCGACGGCGACCGCGTGCGCGGGGGACCCGGGGACCGACGACACCAGGAGCGCGACGGCATGA
- a CDS encoding acyl-CoA dehydrogenase family protein, with the protein MTHPLLTDPGPAGPGAALDRLLGDPENPDRTFSYARSAALDDAETFPLEICRELDALGLPRHYVPVAHGGALNGYDEALHLMRVIARRDLTVAIAHGKTFLGSVCVWVAGDPDQARRLGELVAEGAVVAWALTERLHGSDLLAGEVVAEPTEGGGYRLSGEKWLINNATRGRLLCVLARTSAKGGARGFSVLLVDKRELPHDRYRPLPAPPLHGIRGADISGIAFDGAEVPAAALVGREGDGIETVLKSLQLTRTLCSSLSLGAADQALGMAIEYTVERHNFGRLLIDLPQTRRLVADSYAELLLAEAMALVTARSLHALPGELAVLSAAAKFLLPTLVDRLIRRLAKVMGSRSLLAGDTHRHGRFQKVQRDHRIVGIFDGSTVVNLQALIAHFPVLARGYRRGRTDTAGLLAAVDLRAELPEFDRERLELLSRAGCSPVQALPDAVRELRGLADAGDVPESLAKVATHWQEFTEELTDRLADHRPAASGVPAEAFALAERYAGCVAASAALQLWLRNRGADRPDTATAALWESGLWLEAALSGLLHRLAPQLQEPCPDDVAERLVQVLLTQAEDGLLPSLLPYSRTENTR; encoded by the coding sequence ATGACCCACCCCCTCCTGACCGACCCGGGTCCGGCCGGCCCCGGGGCCGCACTCGACCGGCTGCTCGGTGACCCGGAGAACCCGGACCGCACCTTCTCGTACGCCCGCAGCGCCGCCCTCGACGACGCCGAGACGTTCCCGCTGGAGATCTGCCGGGAGTTGGACGCGCTGGGGCTGCCCCGGCACTACGTCCCCGTGGCGCACGGCGGCGCCCTCAACGGCTACGACGAGGCACTGCACCTGATGCGGGTGATCGCCCGCCGCGACCTGACCGTGGCGATCGCGCACGGCAAGACGTTCCTCGGTTCGGTCTGCGTCTGGGTCGCGGGCGACCCGGATCAGGCGCGCCGCCTCGGTGAACTCGTCGCGGAGGGAGCAGTCGTGGCATGGGCGCTGACCGAACGCCTCCATGGCAGCGACCTGCTGGCCGGCGAGGTGGTCGCCGAGCCCACAGAAGGCGGTGGCTACCGGCTGTCCGGCGAGAAGTGGCTGATCAACAACGCCACCCGGGGCCGGCTGCTGTGCGTCCTGGCGCGCACCTCGGCCAAGGGCGGCGCGCGCGGGTTCAGCGTGCTGCTCGTGGACAAGCGGGAGCTGCCTCACGACCGTTACCGGCCACTGCCCGCGCCGCCGCTGCACGGCATCCGCGGCGCCGACATCAGCGGCATCGCCTTCGACGGTGCCGAAGTGCCGGCGGCTGCCCTGGTCGGCCGCGAGGGTGACGGCATCGAGACGGTGCTCAAGAGCCTCCAGCTCACCCGCACGCTGTGCTCGTCGCTGTCGCTGGGCGCCGCCGACCAGGCCCTCGGCATGGCCATCGAGTACACCGTCGAGCGGCACAACTTCGGCCGCCTGCTGATCGATCTGCCGCAGACCCGCCGTCTGGTCGCCGACTCGTACGCCGAGCTACTGCTCGCCGAGGCGATGGCGCTCGTGACGGCCCGCTCCCTCCACGCGCTCCCCGGTGAGCTGGCTGTCCTCTCCGCTGCCGCGAAGTTCCTCCTGCCGACCCTCGTGGACCGGCTGATCCGTCGGCTGGCCAAGGTGATGGGGTCGCGGTCGCTGCTGGCCGGGGACACGCACCGGCACGGGCGGTTCCAGAAGGTGCAGCGCGACCACCGGATCGTCGGCATCTTCGACGGCTCTACGGTTGTCAACCTCCAGGCACTGATCGCGCACTTCCCGGTACTGGCGCGCGGCTACCGGCGCGGCAGGACCGACACAGCCGGGCTGCTCGCGGCGGTCGACCTGCGGGCGGAACTGCCCGAGTTCGACCGGGAGCGGCTGGAGTTGCTGTCGCGCGCTGGGTGCAGCCCGGTGCAGGCCCTGCCGGACGCGGTCCGCGAACTGCGCGGGCTGGCGGACGCGGGCGACGTACCGGAATCCCTGGCCAAGGTGGCGACGCACTGGCAGGAGTTCACCGAAGAGCTGACCGACCGGCTCGCCGACCACCGGCCCGCCGCGTCCGGGGTGCCCGCGGAGGCGTTTGCTCTGGCCGAGCGGTACGCGGGGTGTGTCGCCGCATCCGCCGCGCTCCAGCTGTGGCTGCGCAACCGCGGCGCTGACCGCCCCGACACGGCGACCGCCGCGCTGTGGGAGTCGGGGCTGTGGCTGGAGGCAGCCCTGAGCGGTCTGCTGCACCGGCTCGCACCGCAGCTCCAGGAGCCCTGCCCGGACGACGTGGCGGAGCGGCTGGTCCAGGTGCTGCTGACACAGGCGGAGGACGGCCTGCTGCCGTCGCTGCTGCCCTACTCGCGTACGGAGAACACTCGATGA